One Solanum pennellii chromosome 10, SPENNV200 genomic region harbors:
- the LOC107032374 gene encoding uncharacterized acetyltransferase At3g50280-like — translation MTKLEVVSTCVIKSQKSIEKKIELTPWDLQVLTLDPNQKGLLFHKPNPKELAKSSSEIIINHLKISLSKTLNYFPLLAGRLVARKNIDDDTLSFCVDCKNEGAEFAHVIALDLNVADILEQTYVPKIVKCFFPLNGVRNYEGVSKPLLAVQVTELVDGFFIGCTMNHCVADGTSFWHFFNSWSELTRDSNLIVNKPPVLDRWFPEFVATPIHIQEHDLIYDEFVATPIHAQEEHERIFHFSKENIAQLKAKANSEYGHNIVCISSLQALLAHLWQSVIRCRFGTNAADENFSFKLLIGARPRLQLHLPQGYFGNALHLVNVTTTAKEILEHDSGWIALQMNKVISTQTHEEVMNFYQSWVKNPKMLKKSEVFASSLIASSSPRFNVYDNDFGWGRPVAVRSGAGNKHEGIITIFCGAEEGSMDIQACLAPQTLRAMGHDTKFMAAVTKIHDIV, via the exons ATGACAAAACTTGAAGTAGTATCAACATGTGTAATTAAGTCCCAAAAAtccatagaaaaaaaaatcgaGTTAACTCCATGGGATCTTCAAGTCCTCACATTGGATCCTAACCAAAAAGGATTACTATTTCATAAACCAAATCCTAAAGAGTTAGCAAAATCATCATCAGAAATTATTATCAATCATCTAAAAATTTCACTCTCTAAAactctaaactattttcctctcCTCGCGGGTCGACTTGTTGCTCGTAAAAACATTGATGATGACACCTTATCTTTCTGTGTTGATTGCAAGAATGAAGGAGCTGAATTCGCACATGTCATTGCACTTGACTTGAATGTAGCTGATATCCTTGAACAAACTTACGTGCCAAAGATTGTcaagtgtttctttccactcaATGGAGTACGAAACTATGAag GTGTTTCGAAACCATTATTGGCTGTTCAAGTGACTGAGCTAGTGGACGGATTCTTCATTGGTTGCACTATGAATCATTGTGTAGCGGATGGGACTTCATTTTGGCATTTCTTCAATTCTTGGTCTGAATTAACACGCGATTCTAATCTTATTGTTAATAAACCACCGGTTCTGGATCGTTGGTTTCCTGAATTTGTAGCTACTCCAATTCATATACAAGAACATgatttaatatatgatgaatttgTTGCTACTCCCATTCATGCACAGGAGGAACATGAAAGAATTTTCCATTTTAGCAAGGAGAACATTGCTCAGCTTAAAGCCAAAGCTAATTCTGAATATGGACATAATATAGTTTGTATCTCTTCATTACAAGCTCTTTTGGCTCATCTCTGGCAATCTGTTATACGTTGTCGTTTTGGTACCAATGCTGCTGatgaaaattttagtttcaaattACTTATAGGTGCAAGGCCAAGGCTTCAGCTGCATTTACCTCAAGGATATTTTGGAAATGCCTTGCATCTTGTCAACGTCACAACCACCGCTAAGGAGATATTGGAGCATGATTCAG GTTGGATTGCTTTACAAATGAATAAGGTGATATCCACGCAAACTCATGAAGAGGTTATGAATTTTTACCAAAGTTGGGTGAAGAATCCGAAGATGTTGAAAAAGAGTGAAGTGTTTGCTAGTAGCTTGATAGCTAGCAGCTCGCCGCGGTTCAATGTATACGACAATGATTTTGGATGGGGGAGACCTGTTGCAGTGAGAAGTGGGGCTGGAAACAAACATGAAGggataataacaatattttgtGGTGCAGAAGAAGGAAGTATGGACATTCAAGCTTGTTTGGCCCCTCAAACTTTGCGTGCCATGGGACACGATACTAAATTCATGGCAGCTGTTACTAAAATTCATGACATCGTTTAA
- the LOC114074293 gene encoding LOW QUALITY PROTEIN: uncharacterized protein LOC114074293 (The sequence of the model RefSeq protein was modified relative to this genomic sequence to represent the inferred CDS: deleted 1 base in 1 codon), which translates to MCRSIKANIELRIVGLYPKGSPSKNSRRPRQNQGRRGGLEIVFNQQKTRLG; encoded by the exons ATGTGCAGAAGTAT CAAAGCAAATATTGAACTAAGAATTGTAGGGCTTTACCCT AAAGGGAGCCCTTCCAAAAATTCTCGACGGCCAAGGCAGAACCAAGGCCGTAGAGGGGGTTTGGAAATAGTTTTCAACCAGCAAAAGACGCGCCTCGGTTAG